The sequence below is a genomic window from Variovorax paradoxus B4.
GATTTCGCCGTGGACGGCGACGTTTTCCACGCTGTACCAGAGGTTGTCCACCTTCCAGCCGTCGACGGCCCACGAGCGCTGCGACAGCGGAATGTACTGCGCGATCGTGCCGCCCTTGTCTACCGCGAAGTGGGCCGAGGCCGATCGGTTTTCCCAAGTAGTCTTGAGCGAGCTGAGCAGGCTGTTGCCGTCCGTGATGTGGATGATCAGCCCCCTGATGCTGGTCTTCTTCATCAGGCCCGCGGCCCCCGGGCCGCCGTAGTGCTTGCTCAGCGGGTAGTACTCATCCGCATAGGGGTGATAGTCGTCGTTGTTCCACTTGCTGCTCATGATCGAGCTCCTGTCCGTTCGCAGGTGTCAGGGCTTTTTCGGCCGATAGGCCTTGAGCGTGCCGGTCACGGTGACGTCCACCGTGACCACCACGACGGCCGATTCCATCTTGCCGTTGTCCTGCCGCTTCATCAGCTTCCGGGTGGTGGTCGAGGTCGAGCTGCCCTTCCAGCGGATCGTGCTGGAGCGCACCGCCTCCTTGTTGCCCTTGTAGTTCTGCTCCAGCACCGTGATGGCGCCGGTGCCCGGGTTCTTGGAAAGCACCGAGGTGTGGTGCGGGTGGCCGACCGTCACCGAGGGGGCGTCGACCCAGCCCGAGTCGTCGGAGAAGGTGACGTCGGTCGTGGTGGTCGTCGTCATCTCGTAGTCGCGGTACTGCAGGATGTCGCCGGGCAGCGCATCCTTGAGCGCGACCTCGTCGCCCCAGATGTAGTCGTCGTCGGCGCCCATCGGGCCGAAATCCGACGAGGTGCCGGCGCCGGCCTGGCCCAGGGCCTTGTTGGCCAGGTCCCAGCATTCGCCCGCGCCGATCTGCTTGCCGACCTGTGCGCTGGCCCACTGAAGGACCTTGGCGTTGAGTGTTGCCATGGCGTCTCTCCGGCTGGAAGGTCAATCAAGGGGCGGCCGCCGTCCACCGGGCGGCCGCGGCGCAAGACGCCTCAGACCTTCTTGTTGGCGGCGATGTCCCAGCCGGTTTCCTTGGTGCCGTCGCCGGAGCCGTCGGCCTTCTGCGGCGTGTACTCGTACTTGAACTTCGAGAAGTTCAGCGTGATGGTTTCGGTCAGGCGGTCTTCGCCGCCGCTGCCGCCGGTGTGGATGTTGCTGACGATGATGTCTTCCATCGTGAGCTTGACGTACTCGAGCGGCGTGGCTCCGGCCTTGCGGACCACCAGCGTGCCCTTCTTGATGTGCTGGCCGTTGCAGCAGTCGAGCAGCAGCAGGTGCGAGGAGGCATCCACATACTTGGTGACCGAGAGGTCCTGCACGCTCACCTTGCCGGCGCCCGAGCCGCCGCCGACGTGGCCGGTGCCGGACTGGCTGGCACCCCAGCTCCAGGAGAGAACGTCGATTTCCTTCTTGTGCGAATCGTCCTTGGATTCACCGTCGACGCCTTCGAGCTTCAAAAACATGTCTGCAGCCATGATGCTTACCTTTCAGTTGTGTGCGAGTCAGAGATAAAAAGGGCTTCCGT
It includes:
- a CDS encoding Hcp family type VI secretion system effector; protein product: MAADMFLKLEGVDGESKDDSHKKEIDVLSWSWGASQSGTGHVGGGSGAGKVSVQDLSVTKYVDASSHLLLLDCCNGQHIKKGTLVVRKAGATPLEYVKLTMEDIIVSNIHTGGSGGEDRLTETITLNFSKFKYEYTPQKADGSGDGTKETGWDIAANKKV
- a CDS encoding peptidoglycan recognition family protein — its product is MSSKWNNDDYHPYADEYYPLSKHYGGPGAAGLMKKTSIRGLIIHITDGNSLLSSLKTTWENRSASAHFAVDKGGTIAQYIPLSQRSWAVDGWKVDNLWYSVENVAVHGEILTDMQIRMCGYLLAWLNGEYGVPLKLATAPDDSGLSYHAMFTKSKPCPGKPVIAQLQDIVDAAAGLSG